GGCTTCGATCTCGGCCGTCTCAATCCGATGGAAGGTCTGAAAAAAGTCGTTTCCCTCGACAGCCTCACGGAGTTCCTCAAGGGACTCGCGAAACTGGCTCTTCTTTCCGTCGCCGGCGCCGGCACCCTTCTTTATTTCCTGAACGGGATCTTCTGGTCGCCGCTATGCGGCGAAGCCTGCGTCCTGGGCGTTGCGGTTCACCTTGTCGGCACGATCGCCGTCATCTCGGCCGCCATCATGATCGTCGCTGCGTTCTTCGACCTGCACATCTCACGCGCACTCTTCCGACGGGAACACCGGATGACCAAGACCGAAGCCCGGCGCGAGCACAAGGAGACCCAGGGCGACCCGCATGTGAAATCGGCACGCCGGCAGATTGGCGCGGAGATGCGAAATTCACCGCCGCGCAAGCAAGGCTAATGCATGTCGCCCAAAAGTGTGCAGCGGTTTTGGGCCAACGACATGCATAAAAACAGGAATCTAAAGCGCAATCCTCTATTCGCGCCGCGGTTCTTCGTACAGCCCTGAACTTCAGCTATCCGGAGACGCCAGTGCATCCATCCGGGCCGCCTTGCGCCGCGCAAGCGCAAGCTCGGTCCTGCATTCCTTCAGCATCCGGGAGAGGCCGGCGCGTTCCGCATCGAGTTCTTCGACGCGCGCCTGCGCCAAGGAGCGCTCTCGACCGATCAGTTCAAGCTTCTGCGAGGCAAGAAGCAAAGCTCGTCCCGTGACGAGCTTGCCGGGCGACATTTTCCGGATCGGCGAAGCCTCGTCTTCCCGCCGACTGATGTCGTTCAGCAATCTTTCCGCGGAAGTCTTCTCCCGTTCGATCCGTTCGAACCGCTCCTCGAGTTCCTTCAGCCGTCGCGCAAGCCTGGTCTCCCGGGCACTCCTCAGTCGAACGAGCTGGCCGATGGCGGCCGCATCGGCCGCCGGTATGGCCCTCGGCATCAGTTGGGCGCCGAGGTGCGTTGTACGGTCACGACTTCCGGCACGCCCTCTTTGAACACCTGGACCGTTTTTTCCATGGACCGGTTAAGCACGCTCTCGACGGCGGAGACGAAGATCGGGGGACCGCGGACAATCAGGACATCGCTTGTCGGATCGTATTGGATCGCCGTTTCGGGATATATCGGAAACAGCGCCCGCACCGCGTTGCGCGCCACATCCCAGCTTCGCGTCCGTTGCTCCAGGACGACAGTGTTGATCTCGCTCTTGGGCGAAATGACCATCCGGCTTCCGTCGAAGGCGACGAACAGGTTCGCTGCTTCGCCAAGCGCCCGGAACGCCTCCACCCCGCTGCCGTCCACGGTCCAGTTCTCGACCGTCCCGTTCAAGGTCCCGACGGGCGTCACCGGGATGCCGGTCATGAACTCCAGGGTTTCGACGACCTGAGACACCGGCTGGGAAATGACCTTGAGGCGCACGTTGCGCACATCAGCGGTCGCAATTGATGCGAGTGCGAGCCAAACGGCTGTAGCGACAAGGAACATGCAGCCTCTCACGATGGTGCCTCCGCCTTCGTAATTCGTTTGGAAGCTCTTAGCACTGTCTTGCGGACTCAGATAGAACTTTCTCGCGTATCTCAATGTAGAACTAACGCGGAGAGCCGTACATTGAGATTGTCAACATGTTAAACTCCGTTCACTTTACGTTCAAACCGATATCCATGAAACAAATACAACTCATTTAAGCCACAAATTAAAGACTGATTTGTTATCCCTGAATCGCACGATATTCAAAAATAAAAATTGATTGTCGCTTTGATTACGGTAGGCTGAGTATCGTTCAACAAGGAGACAAGAAATGGCTAGTACCAGTCCTACATCTACCCTGGAAGGGGGAATCAGTTCTGCAATTTCCAGTTTCAAGGCTGCGCAGAACGAAGCAACGGCACAGAGCCTGCAGGTCGCGACCGAAATCACCAAAATCAATGGCGTCGCCAACGCCACCAAGAAGATCGGTCCGGCTTGATATGACCGGGGCGAAGCCGATTCGGCTTCGCCGCCCTCTTCCGCATTGCGCTCTTCACTTCACAACGCCATGCCAAGTTGAGGAGTGCGCCAGCAGCAGAAACGATTGGAGTGATCCATGCGTGCGGGACCTGCTTTGCCTTCAATCGCCGCCTCGTCGACTGGAAAGGGTTCGCCGGCAGAGCGAGCCGGTGCTCGGGCAGCCGCCGGCGAGCCGTCGTTGCGGGTTACGCGTGGTGGCCGCACCTCCGTACTTGTGCCCGGCAAGGGCACACACTTGGTCGGCGGCGGTGCGGAATGCGACCTCGTCGTCGTTGGCCTGAAGGCTGAGCCGGCGTTCCGTCTTGAGCTCTGGGGTGATGGCAGCCAGGCGGGCGCCGCCGTCGAGGCAATCGGCACAGGCATCAAAGTCGGCACACGCGACCTGCGCCAGGGCGAACGCGCGATCCTCGCAAATGGCGCGGTCATTCACATTGCGGATGTCGAATGCGTCATCGAGGGCCTCCCGCAGAATTCGACGTTCGTTGCGCGTTCTTCGCGCCGGCGTATCGCCGCCGCCGGACTTTTGGCCATAGCGGCCCTGCTTCTCGTCGCCAGCCTCAGTTTCGAAGGCGCTCCGGCCCCTTCGGAATGGCCCTCCCGCCGAGCCTCGGCGGAGCCGCGCCCAACGGCCGCCTCCATCGCCGCCGAGCTTAGTGAGGCAACCCGGCTCGCAGGGCTCAACCTGCTGGCCGAGGTCACGCCGGACAGGAAGGCAATTCTGGTCGGAGAAAACGCTTCGCCCCTCGATCTCGCAAGTCAAAGACGGCTTGCATCAATCCTGTCCTCTATTGGCGGGCGCAGCCCCGTTCCCTTGGTCGATCGGACCAGACTTGCCTCCGGACTCGAGGGCTTCGTCGCGGCGGCAGGCTATTCGCCGGTCAAGTTCATTGTCGGGCGAGATGGACGTCGTTACCGGGAAGGCGACGCGATCTCGGGGGAATGGCGGATCGAGGAAATTCGGCCGGGACAACTCGTAATCGCTCATGGGGGCAAGAGGGATACCGTCGATTTCGAGCAGCCGGAGCCGCGCCTGAAACTGAACCTCGCCAATGTCGATTCGACGGAAACCGGGCAATGATGGCCGGCTCGTCGGTCCTTTCCGGCCTCTGGCGCAGAACGGATATATTATTCGCCGCCTTCTTCGCATTGGTAGTCGCCATGATGGTGGTGCCGCTACCAACAGTACTCGTTGACGCGATGATTGCCTTCAATCTTGCCTTCGCCTTCATCGTCCTTGTCACGACGATCTACCTACGCAACATTCTCGACATCTCCACATTCCCCGCCGTGATCCTGGTCGGCACGGTCTTCCGGCTGTCGCTGACCATTTCGACGACCCGGCTGGTGCTGGCAGAAGGCGACGCCGGCGAGATCATTCACGCCTTCGGCTCCTTCGTGGTCGCCGGCAACGTTCTCGTCGGCCTCGTGGTCTTCCTGATCGTGGCGCTCGTGCAGTTCATCGTCGTCACCAAGGGTGCCGAGCGCATCGCTGAGGTCGGAGCCCGCTTCACCCTCGATGCCATGCCCGGCAAGCAGCTCGCCATCGACAGCGACCTGCGCAACGGCCATATGTCGGCCGAAGCGGCGCAGACACGCCGTGCCAGGCTCGAGCGCGAGAGCCAGTTCTTCGGCGCTATGGATGGTGCCATGCGCTTCGTCAAAGGCGACGCCATCGCCGGCCTCGCGATCGTTGCTGTCAACCTGCTCGGCGGTCTCGCCATCGGCATTTTCCAGCGGGGCTTGAGCTTCTCGGAATCCGCCCACCTCTATTCGCTGCTTTCGGTCGGCGACGGCTTGGTGTCGCAGATCCCGTCGATGTTGATGGCCGTCGCAGCCGGCACGGTCGTCACGCGGGTCAACGACGATAGCAGCAGCAGCCTCGGAACGGACATCAGCCGTCAGTTGGCGCGAGAGCCCCGTGCACTGGGTGTCGGAGCCGCCATGACCGCGCTGATGAGTTTCGTACCCGGCTTCCCGGATGCGGTCCTCTGGCCGATCTCCGGCATGCTCGCATTCATCGCGTTCACAATGTGGCGCCGGAGGCAGGCAGGGACGTCCGGCAGCGCGGCTCGGGGATCGGAGGAACATGCGGCCGTTTCCCTCGACAGGACAAAGTACGGCGACCCCATTATCGCAACGGTCTCGGCGGCGACCATGGCGCGCTTGGCGGCCGAAGGCTTGGGGACGCAGCTCGACGGCCGCATCGGCGTCTTGGCCAGGGCCGTGGGCGTGGCCATCACGGTACCGACATTCAATGCCGATCCCCGCATGGGCGATGATCTCATGCACATCCAGGTCGAGAACGTGCCGGCAGGCCTCGTAGAGTGTCCGCCGAACCGACCGGCGGAGCAGATTGCCAACGACATTGCGCGTATCGTCCGCCGCCACATCGGATCGATCTTCAGCGTCGACGACGCGACGCAATGGCTCATGAGCCTCGAGCCGAGGCTGGGCAAGCTCGCAAGCGATGTGCGGGCGCAGGTACCGCCCATGCTGCTCGTCGCCGTCATACGCCGCCTGCTCGATTCCGGCGTCACCGTGTCTCAGCCACGTGGTCTTCTCGAGGCCCTGCTCACCTCCCATCATACGGAGGCGCCGGAGGATATGGCAGAGCGCGCGCGACAGGCGCTCGGCCCTCAGATCGCATTCGGCCTCCTGGACCAAAGAGGGTTACTCCCCGTCATCACGCTCGGCCCGGAATGGGAGCGCAGCGTGCGCGCCTTCAAAGAAAGCTCGGGAGAAGCGGAGGCCGAGGCCTGCGAGAACCTGCGCCGGTTGGTAGAGGACGCCAAGCAAAAGCTTTCCGCAGCGAATGCCGAGGATCGCGACCCGGTTGCTATCGTGGAGAGCGACATCCGGCTTTTGTCGCAAGCGCTGCTGATTCGCCACGGTTGCCGTATGCCGGTGCTCTCACCTGATGACATCTGTGAGGAAATCACCTGCGACGTGATCGCCGCGGTTGGAGCCTGACAATAATAAAGAGGGAACGGAGAATGGTCGAAGCCGTCAACAACCAGAACACTTCATCGCCGATCCGGAATGAGATGGACCGGCTGAACAATTCCAGCCTGCGGAAAGAAATCTACAAGGGGATTTTCGAGGGTTACAAGGATGACAAGCGCGACTTCCAAAGTATCGACGTTGCACTGAACCCGGACAAGTACACCGCAGAGCAGAAGTTGATTACGCTGCTCGATCTGCTTGAAGCACGCGAGGATTACGATCACTACGACGACCTGCCCAAGCGTTTCGGCGAAAAGCCGCTCAATCAGGATGAGATCTGGAAAGACCTGAACAACGCCATTGC
This genomic stretch from Sinorhizobium arboris LMG 14919 harbors:
- a CDS encoding EscU/YscU/HrcU family type III secretion system export apparatus switch protein; protein product: MAKNDDTEEKSLPPSRVKLDRLRREGQVPRSRELPVALSVLAIATYLAWGLGSIIGDFVHLFDAVLQLVGKPTEVPALASVLTKMGAALLSIVWPPLLLGLVVVLAASIIDAQGFPVSMKQMGFDLGRLNPMEGLKKVVSLDSLTEFLKGLAKLALLSVAGAGTLLYFLNGIFWSPLCGEACVLGVAVHLVGTIAVISAAIMIVAAFFDLHISRALFRREHRMTKTEARREHKETQGDPHVKSARRQIGAEMRNSPPRKQG
- a CDS encoding flagellar biosynthesis protein FlhA; its protein translation is MMAGSSVLSGLWRRTDILFAAFFALVVAMMVVPLPTVLVDAMIAFNLAFAFIVLVTTIYLRNILDISTFPAVILVGTVFRLSLTISTTRLVLAEGDAGEIIHAFGSFVVAGNVLVGLVVFLIVALVQFIVVTKGAERIAEVGARFTLDAMPGKQLAIDSDLRNGHMSAEAAQTRRARLERESQFFGAMDGAMRFVKGDAIAGLAIVAVNLLGGLAIGIFQRGLSFSESAHLYSLLSVGDGLVSQIPSMLMAVAAGTVVTRVNDDSSSSLGTDISRQLAREPRALGVGAAMTALMSFVPGFPDAVLWPISGMLAFIAFTMWRRRQAGTSGSAARGSEEHAAVSLDRTKYGDPIIATVSAATMARLAAEGLGTQLDGRIGVLARAVGVAITVPTFNADPRMGDDLMHIQVENVPAGLVECPPNRPAEQIANDIARIVRRHIGSIFSVDDATQWLMSLEPRLGKLASDVRAQVPPMLLVAVIRRLLDSGVTVSQPRGLLEALLTSHHTEAPEDMAERARQALGPQIAFGLLDQRGLLPVITLGPEWERSVRAFKESSGEAEAEACENLRRLVEDAKQKLSAANAEDRDPVAIVESDIRLLSQALLIRHGCRMPVLSPDDICEEITCDVIAAVGA